A genomic window from Nicotiana sylvestris chromosome 11, ASM39365v2, whole genome shotgun sequence includes:
- the LOC104239627 gene encoding pentatricopeptide repeat-containing protein At4g30825, chloroplastic-like, whose protein sequence is MASLKLSFYVDKSWESKKLKFNVKALNFTDSKCLVPSFLGYGYVGGAFVVNPFCNLKHIRVSRLETEELETSELSLLDGERVDNFEGDLGNESLVSERLNLDGVSQKGKFNVWKRFRRVKRVANNSKYRSSFREKDRNHGMQEKTKIVFDEISEDNVIGSLNGVDFDVGNIGSDSSLEHCNAILKQLESGDDGKALSFFRWMQKNGKLKQNVTAYNLILRVLGRRGDWDGAEAMIKEMSLESGCDLTYQVFNTLIYACHKKGLVELGAKWFHMMLENRIQPNIATFGMLMALYQKGWNVEEAEFTFSKMRSLKIMCQSAYSAMLTIYTRMRLYDKAEKIIGFLREDEVILNQENWLVLLNAYCQQGKLTEAEQVLASMKQSGFSPNIVAYNTLITGYGKISNMRAAQRLFSDLERVGMEPDETTYRSMIEGWGRADNYEEARRYYVELKRLGHKPNSCNLYTMLNLQVKHGDEEDVVSTVEEMMHSGSEKSTVLGILLQAYEKLECVHKVPSILRGSLYDHVLRNQISCSSLVMAYVENSMIDDALKVLREKRWEDALFEDNLYHLLICSCKDLGYPENAVKVFTCMPKSYKPNLHIICTMIDIYSTINDFAEAEKLYLMLKNSDVKLDMITLSVVVRMYVKSGALEEACSVLDAMEKQKNIVPDTYLLRDMLRIYQRCDKQDKLADLYYKLVKRGVIWDQEMYSCVINCCARALPVDELSRLFDEMLKHGFLPNTVTFNVMLDVYGKSRLFKRAREVFSMAKKRGLADVISYNTLIAAYGRSKDFKNMSSTVKKMHFNGFSVSLEAYNCMLDAYGKEGQMEKFRSILQRLKESGHSSDHYTYNIMINIYGELGWIEEVANVLTELKESGIGPDLCSYNTLIKAYGIAGMVESAADLVKEMRKNGIEPDRVTYANLINALRKNDMFLEAVKWSLWMKQIGL, encoded by the coding sequence ATGGCCTCTTTGAAATTGTCTTTTTATGTGGATAAGTCATGGGAATCCAAGAAACTTAAATTTAATGTGAAAGCTTTGAACTTTACTGATTCTAAGTGTTTGGTTCCTTCATTTTTGGGCTATGGATATGTTGGTGGTGCATTTGTTGTTAACCCCTTTTGTAATTTGAAGCACATTAGAGTTTCAAGATTAGAAACTGAGGAATTAGAGACTTCTGAGTTGAGTTTATTAGATGGTGAAAGGGTTGATAATTTTGAAGGTGATTTAGGAAATGAGAGTTTGGTTTCTGAAAGATTAAATCTTGATGGGGTTTCTCAGAAAGGGAAGTTTAATGTTTGGAAGAGATTTAGGAGGGTCAAGAGGGTAGCGAACAACTCGAAATATAGGTCTAGTTTCAGAGAGAAAGATAGGAATCATGGAATGCAAGAAAAAACCAAGATTGTGTTTGATGAAATTAGCGAGGATAATGTGATAGGTAGCCTaaatggggttgattttgatgtTGGGAATATCGGGTCTGACTCGAGTTTGGAACACTGCAATGCGATATTGAAACAACTCGAAAGTGGTGACGATGGGAAAGCGTTGAGTTTTTTCCGATGGATGCAGAAAAATGGGAAATTAAAGCAAAATGTTACTGCCTATAATTTGATACTCCGTGTCTTGGGGAGAAGAGGGGACTGGGATGGTGCAGAGgcgatgattaaggaaatgagtCTGGAGTCGGGTTGTGACCTTACGTATCAGGTTTTCAATACCCTTATTTATGCTTGCCATAAGAAAGGGCTTGTGGAGTTGGGTGCTAAGTGGTTCCACATGATGTTGGAGAACAGAATTCAGCCAAATATTGCGACTTTCGGAATGCTAATGGCTCTCTATCAGAAAGGTTGGAATGTTGAGGAAGCAGAATTTACATTTTCAAAGATGAGGAGTCTCAAAATTATGTGCCAATCTGCATATTCAGCTATGTTGACTATATATACGCGAATGAGATTGTATGATAAAGCAGAAAAAATTATTGGCTTTTTGAGGGAAGATGAAGTAATTCTGAATCAGGAAAATTGGCTGGTTCTGCTCAATGCTTATTGTCAACAAGGCAAGTTAACTGAGGCTGAGCAGGTCTTAGCTTCAATGAAGCAATCTGGTTTTTCGCCAAATATAGTTGCGTACAACACATTGATCACTGGATACGGGAAGATTTCCAACATGCGTGCTGCACAACGCTTGTTTAGTGACCTTGAAAGAGTTGGAATGGAGCCTGATGAAACAACTTATAGGTCTATGATTGAAGGGTGGGGCCGTGCAGACAATTATGAGGAGGCAAGGAGATACTATGTGGAACTGAAAAGACTTGGACACAAACCAAACTCGTGTAATTTGTACACGATGCTGAATTTACAAGTCAAGCATGGAGATGAAGAGGATGTTGTTAGTACTGTTGAGGAAATGATGCACTCTGGCAGCGAAAAGTCAACCGTCCTTGGCATTCTTTTGCAAGCATACGAGAAGCTTGAATGCGTTCACAAAGTTCCTTCAATTTTGAGAGGTTCTTTATATGATCATGTTTTGAGAAACCAGATATCTTGTTCGAGTCTGGTAATGGCTTATGTGGAAAACAGCATGATAGATGATGCATTGAAAGTATTACGGGAAAAGCGGTGGGAGGATGCTTTATTTGAGGACAACTTGTACCATTTATTAATTTGCTCGTGCAAAGATTTGGGCTATCCAGAGAATGCTGTGAAAGTGTTCACTTGTATGCCGAAATCTTATAAACCGAACTTACACATAATATGCACTATGATAGACATTTACAGTACAATCAATGATTTTGCTGAAGCTGAAAAGCTTTATCTAATGTTGAAGAATTCAGATGTTAAACTGGACATGATAACTTTAAGTGTTGTGGTAAGAATGTATGTGAAATCTGGAGCTTTAGAAGAAGCCTGCTCTGTGTTGGATGCAATGGAGAAACAAAAGAATATTGTTCCAGACACATATTTGCTCCGTGATATGCTCCGGATCTACCAGCGATGTGACAAGCAGGACAAATTGGCGGATCTTTACTACAAACTTGTGAAAAGAGGAGTCATATGGGATCAGGAAATGTACAGCTGTGTCATAAACTGTTGCGCCCGTGCATTGCCAGTTGATGAGCTTTCGAGGCTGTTTGACGAGATGCTTAAACATGGATTTTTACCCAATACAGTCACCTTCAATGTTATGCTTGACGTTTATGGAAAGTCCAGGCTCTTCAAAAGGGCAAGGGAAGTCTTCTCAATGGCTAAAAAGCGTGGGTTGGCTGATGTTATCTCTTACAACACTCTCATAGCTGCATATGGGAGAAGCAAAGACTTCAAGAATATGTCGTCAACAGTCAAGAAAATGCATTTCAATGGGTTTTCGGTTTCTCTTGAAGCTTACAATTGTATGTTGGATGCCTATGGGAAAGAAGGACAAATGGAGAAATTCCGTAGTATCTTGCAAAGATTGAAGGAATCTGGTCATTCTTCTGATCATTACACCTACAATATTATGATAAACATTTATGGTGAGCTCGGGTGGATTGAAGAAGTTGCAAATGTACTGACTGAATTGAAAGAATCAGGAATTGGACCTGATTTGTGCAGCTATAACACACTAATAAAGGCATACGGAATTGCTGGTATGGTTGAAAGTGCAGCAGATTTGGTTAAGGAAATGCGCAAAAATGGAATTGAACCTGATCGAGTAACCTACGCTAACCTAATCAATGCATTACGGAAAAATGATATGTTTCTCGAGGCTGTTAAGTGGTCTTTATGGATGAAGCAGATTGGATTGTAA